In Coriobacteriia bacterium, one genomic interval encodes:
- a CDS encoding PilT/PilU family type 4a pilus ATPase, translated as MAEIDALLKYMADLGSSDLHVKAGSPPAVRLNGKLVVISEMDPLSPEQTHMLATGMMDELQQRSFENHCEIDFAYSLSGVGRFRVNVFHQRGSVGITMRRVATDRASFEDLGLPPVIRRLADEARGLILVTGTAGSGKTTTLAAMIDHINSTREGHIVTIEDPIEVMHEDKKCIVNQREIGIDTDSYSDALRHVVRQDPDVILIGEMRDHETVSAALTAAEIGNLVLSTLHTIDATETINRIIDFFPPYQQKQVRLMMAATIKGIVSLRLIPSISGGLVPAVEVLVMTGTIREYITDPEKSYLIRDAMEEGDYYGMQTFDQSLLTLYQDRRITLDDAVAMANNAHDFKIKVRHLGIDPHSAAESGVY; from the coding sequence ATGGCGGAGATTGACGCGCTGCTCAAATACATGGCTGACCTCGGAAGCTCGGACCTGCATGTGAAGGCAGGGTCACCGCCAGCCGTCCGGCTCAACGGCAAGTTGGTTGTCATCAGCGAGATGGACCCCCTGTCGCCTGAGCAGACGCACATGCTCGCGACAGGCATGATGGACGAACTGCAGCAACGTTCGTTCGAGAACCACTGCGAGATCGATTTCGCCTACTCGCTGTCCGGTGTAGGGCGCTTCCGTGTGAACGTCTTTCATCAGCGGGGGAGTGTCGGCATCACCATGCGTCGGGTCGCAACCGATCGCGCGTCGTTCGAAGATCTTGGCCTGCCCCCCGTCATCCGTCGGCTTGCTGACGAGGCGCGCGGACTGATCCTCGTGACCGGTACCGCGGGATCCGGCAAGACCACCACCCTCGCCGCGATGATCGATCACATCAACAGCACCCGCGAGGGTCACATCGTGACGATCGAAGATCCCATCGAGGTCATGCACGAGGACAAGAAGTGCATCGTCAATCAACGTGAGATCGGCATCGACACCGACAGTTACTCCGACGCCTTGCGCCATGTGGTCCGTCAGGATCCGGACGTGATCCTCATTGGCGAGATGCGTGACCATGAGACCGTGTCAGCCGCTTTGACCGCGGCCGAGATCGGCAACCTAGTTCTGTCGACGCTGCATACGATAGATGCCACCGAGACCATCAACAGAATCATCGACTTCTTCCCGCCGTACCAGCAGAAGCAGGTTCGTCTCATGATGGCGGCGACCATCAAGGGAATCGTCTCGTTGCGGCTCATCCCGTCGATATCCGGCGGGCTCGTGCCGGCGGTCGAGGTCTTGGTCATGACGGGCACCATCCGCGAGTACATCACCGATCCTGAGAAGTCGTACCTGATCCGCGATGCCATGGAAGAGGGCGACTACTACGGGATGCAGACGTTCGACCAGTCACTTCTCACGCTGTACCAGGATCGGCGAATCACGCTCGACGACGCTGTCGCCATGGCGAACAACGCGCACGACTTCAAGATCAAAGTCAGGCACCTCGGGATAGATCCGCATTCCGCCGCCGAGAGCGGCGTCTACTGA
- a CDS encoding chemotaxis protein CheA, translating to MDQYRDVFLAESADYMLQIVDGLLALESAPHDLGPVETVFRGAHSLKGMSAAMGYEKTANLTHRMESLMDRVRKGEVVITSDVVNLMLAAVDLVKEMIDDESAGAGRLDPSEMIQALDGVVSDAVAPADKPSDVRGAQAGAEGAVEAVAGAGTLIVTVRLDESCVLKAVRAYMVIKRLAHMGRVVETRPSAQDIEDEKFGRSFQIVLETVSSEPEVREAATHVNEVVEVVIEPLDVEPSAPAPPAPSGQSTNARRRDLPKLSQTQTVRVAIGHLDTLVDLVGELVILRSRLERLVAGLPDAEIVETVDELQRISTDLQYEVMQTRMVPVGNIFNRFPRMVRDLADELGKKIEFCMDGLDIELDRTVLDEIGDPLVHLLRNCIDHGIESSDSRLAAGKPEIGRISLTASRERDHVAIVVSDDGKGMDVERVWSKAVQRGLVTEAERCDYDDSEILDMTCLPGFTTMDATSRVSGRGVGMDVVKGKVEHLGGTVQILSVHGAGTEFILRLPLTLAIVQALLVEANQHVFAMPLASVDEVLSAEDVRIETVDGSLVVVLRDGEVVPLQRLDAILYDASPATLPEPRSAVVLVQSGAQQRALHVDGIVGRREIVVKPLSGLFRDQRGFSGATILGDGSVILILDLRVLSSTEG from the coding sequence GCCGCGATGGGCTATGAGAAGACCGCAAACCTGACCCATCGAATGGAAAGCCTGATGGATCGCGTTCGCAAAGGCGAAGTCGTGATCACATCCGATGTCGTGAACCTCATGCTCGCGGCCGTGGACCTCGTGAAAGAGATGATCGATGACGAGTCGGCGGGCGCGGGTCGTCTCGATCCGTCTGAGATGATTCAAGCTCTCGATGGCGTCGTGTCGGATGCCGTTGCGCCTGCCGATAAACCCTCGGATGTGCGTGGTGCCCAGGCGGGTGCCGAGGGTGCCGTGGAGGCCGTCGCGGGAGCAGGGACACTGATCGTGACCGTCAGGCTCGACGAATCCTGCGTTCTCAAGGCCGTCCGCGCGTACATGGTGATCAAGCGGCTCGCCCACATGGGTCGGGTCGTCGAGACCCGGCCATCAGCACAAGACATCGAGGACGAGAAGTTCGGTCGCAGTTTCCAGATCGTTCTCGAGACAGTTTCGAGCGAGCCTGAGGTGCGCGAAGCGGCCACTCATGTCAACGAAGTCGTCGAGGTGGTCATCGAACCGCTCGACGTCGAGCCCAGTGCGCCGGCACCGCCGGCTCCAAGCGGACAGTCCACCAATGCGCGCAGGCGCGACTTGCCGAAGCTGTCTCAGACGCAGACGGTTCGCGTGGCTATCGGGCATCTGGACACGCTCGTTGACCTTGTGGGCGAGCTGGTGATCTTGCGATCGCGTCTGGAGCGGCTCGTCGCCGGGCTGCCGGACGCCGAGATTGTCGAGACCGTGGATGAGCTCCAGCGCATCTCCACCGATCTGCAGTACGAAGTGATGCAGACCCGCATGGTTCCCGTCGGCAACATCTTCAACCGCTTTCCGCGCATGGTTCGCGACCTTGCGGACGAACTCGGCAAGAAGATCGAGTTCTGCATGGACGGCCTCGATATCGAGCTCGATCGCACCGTACTCGACGAGATCGGTGATCCGTTGGTGCACCTTCTGCGCAACTGCATCGATCACGGTATCGAGTCCAGCGACAGTAGGCTTGCCGCGGGCAAGCCAGAGATAGGGCGCATCTCGTTGACGGCGTCGCGCGAGCGAGATCACGTCGCCATCGTCGTGAGTGACGACGGCAAGGGCATGGACGTGGAGCGGGTCTGGTCCAAAGCGGTGCAGCGGGGCCTTGTGACAGAGGCTGAGCGCTGTGACTACGATGATTCAGAGATCTTGGACATGACGTGCCTGCCGGGCTTCACGACGATGGATGCGACGAGCAGGGTGTCAGGCCGAGGCGTGGGCATGGATGTGGTCAAGGGCAAGGTGGAGCACCTCGGTGGAACGGTGCAGATTCTCTCGGTCCATGGGGCCGGCACCGAGTTCATCCTGCGTCTTCCGCTCACCCTTGCCATCGTGCAGGCCTTGCTCGTGGAGGCGAACCAGCACGTGTTCGCGATGCCACTGGCCTCCGTGGACGAGGTGCTCTCCGCAGAGGATGTCAGAATCGAGACGGTCGACGGCTCGTTGGTGGTTGTCCTACGAGACGGCGAGGTGGTACCACTCCAGCGGCTCGATGCGATCCTGTACGATGCGTCACCGGCGACGCTTCCAGAGCCGCGTTCCGCGGTCGTGTTGGTGCAGTCGGGCGCCCAGCAAAGGGCGCTGCACGTCGACGGCATCGTCGGGCGCCGAGAGATCGTGGTCAAACCGCTGTCAGGGCTTTTCCGCGACCAACGCGGCTTCTCCGGTGCGACGATACTCGGGGATGGCAGCGTGATTCTCATCCTCGACCTCCGCGTGCTCTCCTCAACCGAAGGATGA
- a CDS encoding NlpC/P60 family protein: MLISTVPASAVPASKMDQARAVKSQVDNLDLRVEVAAERYNEASSRHGSLVAQKRTATKRLAKVKKRMGVVQRHLNQRANSMYRQGQLGFVTVLFGTESFEEFASTWDILKDLNTSDAESISELKGLRVKAKKARDQVAAKERAAAKQVAVMKANKRSIESQLAERKAKLRGLEAEIAALRAAEEAARRVQASSFVSQPDRSFPPPTRAPRSEVVAIAKRYLGAPYVWAANGPNSFDCSGLTSFVYRQVGVSLPRTSRAQIHAGERVSRSDLQPGDLVFFGSPIRHVGMYVGGGMYIHAPRTGDVVKISSMARGDYAGACRP, translated from the coding sequence ATGCTTATCTCAACAGTCCCCGCATCTGCCGTTCCTGCCAGCAAGATGGATCAGGCGAGGGCGGTCAAGTCGCAGGTGGACAACCTCGATCTTCGCGTCGAGGTGGCCGCTGAGCGCTACAACGAGGCGTCGTCGCGGCATGGTTCCCTCGTGGCGCAGAAGCGCACTGCGACCAAGCGACTCGCGAAGGTCAAGAAGCGCATGGGTGTCGTTCAACGGCATCTGAACCAGCGCGCGAACAGCATGTACCGCCAAGGACAACTTGGTTTCGTGACCGTGCTCTTCGGAACGGAGTCTTTCGAGGAGTTCGCGTCGACCTGGGACATACTCAAGGATCTCAATACGAGCGACGCGGAGTCGATCTCTGAGCTCAAGGGGCTCCGTGTCAAGGCGAAGAAGGCGCGCGACCAGGTCGCCGCAAAGGAGCGTGCCGCGGCCAAGCAGGTCGCGGTGATGAAGGCCAACAAGCGCTCGATTGAGAGTCAGCTGGCCGAGCGCAAGGCCAAACTGCGCGGTCTTGAAGCTGAGATCGCCGCACTCCGGGCCGCAGAGGAGGCGGCTCGCCGCGTCCAGGCCTCCTCTTTCGTGAGCCAGCCCGATCGCAGCTTCCCCCCGCCGACGCGGGCCCCTCGCAGCGAGGTCGTCGCTATCGCGAAGCGCTACCTTGGTGCGCCTTACGTGTGGGCGGCCAACGGGCCGAACTCGTTCGACTGCTCGGGCCTGACCTCGTTCGTGTATCGCCAGGTCGGTGTCTCGTTGCCCCGCACCTCCCGCGCACAGATCCACGCCGGTGAGCGTGTCAGCCGATCCGATCTGCAACCCGGCGACCTCGTCTTCTTCGGCTCGCCGATCCGTCACGTGGGCATGTACGTCGGCGGCGGGATGTACATTCATGCGCCGCGGACCGGCGACGTCGTCAAGATCTCGTCAATGGCGCGCGGGGACTACGCGGGGGCCTGTCGCCCGTAG
- a CDS encoding chemotaxis protein CheD produces the protein MTRVDSPFPDSVFPLNRDPDIIEIGIGEIGMGQAPKRLLTPALGSCVAVALHDPFMRRGCLAHVMLPNAPENGGAQFEPGRFADTAIVAMIEMLRREGTLKRRLQAKIAGGAAMFRGETAIAGIGGRNVSEVKRQLALMSIPLLAEDTGEAHARTVEFFLETGEVLVRSYQFGIIRL, from the coding sequence GTGACGAGGGTGGACTCGCCTTTCCCGGATAGCGTGTTCCCGCTGAACCGCGACCCCGACATCATTGAGATTGGAATCGGTGAGATCGGGATGGGTCAGGCCCCGAAGCGCCTGTTGACGCCAGCGCTGGGCTCGTGTGTTGCCGTGGCGCTGCACGACCCCTTCATGCGCCGTGGTTGTCTTGCTCACGTGATGCTGCCCAACGCCCCCGAGAACGGCGGGGCTCAGTTTGAGCCCGGCAGGTTCGCCGACACGGCTATTGTGGCCATGATCGAGATGCTTCGGAGAGAGGGGACTCTGAAGCGACGTTTGCAGGCCAAGATCGCCGGCGGCGCCGCGATGTTTCGCGGAGAAACCGCCATCGCGGGCATCGGAGGCCGCAACGTGTCCGAGGTGAAACGCCAGCTTGCGCTCATGTCGATCCCCCTACTGGCCGAAGATACCGGGGAAGCGCACGCCAGAACCGTCGAGTTCTTTCTGGAGACCGGAGAAGTGCTCGTGCGCAGCTATCAGTTCGGCATCATCCGACTCTGA
- a CDS encoding DMT family transporter: protein MSRRWSLVAVVVSAACFGTLAILTPLAYDSGALPLPLLAWRFVIAAALLATVAQIRDPGSLRVPAGDVGRFAALALTGYGAASVCFFFALLYADAAVVAVLLYAYPAFVTIAGWAFLGERPTRAATLAVCATFAGCALVLGVGSGDIYASLPGILLGLGAAVGYTLFNLLSHRWLPGRSRLTMMAYTFGIAAVLPAALAVGGGGLAALSTSEWSTITWALLAAIVLVPTFAAIVLYLEGIRGLGPSQAAVVSTLEPIFTIVLARVFLPEQSALEPLQLVGVALVIGGVVVAEIGARATIEPAPV from the coding sequence GTGTCGCGTCGTTGGAGCCTTGTCGCGGTGGTCGTATCGGCAGCCTGCTTCGGCACGCTCGCGATTCTCACGCCGCTTGCGTACGACTCGGGCGCACTGCCGCTCCCTCTGCTTGCCTGGCGCTTCGTGATCGCCGCAGCACTCCTTGCGACGGTGGCGCAGATCCGCGATCCGGGTTCCCTCAGGGTCCCGGCTGGCGACGTCGGCAGATTCGCGGCGCTTGCGCTGACCGGGTACGGAGCGGCTTCGGTGTGCTTCTTCTTCGCGCTGCTGTATGCGGATGCCGCGGTGGTGGCGGTGTTGCTCTACGCGTATCCCGCGTTCGTGACCATCGCGGGCTGGGCGTTTCTGGGCGAACGACCGACTCGGGCCGCGACGTTGGCCGTGTGTGCCACCTTCGCCGGGTGCGCTCTTGTGTTGGGGGTCGGGAGCGGGGATATCTATGCGTCGCTGCCCGGGATACTGTTGGGGCTGGGCGCTGCCGTGGGCTACACGCTGTTCAACCTGCTGTCGCATCGATGGCTTCCCGGCCGCTCGCGGCTGACGATGATGGCCTACACATTCGGAATCGCAGCCGTTCTGCCAGCGGCCCTCGCCGTTGGGGGCGGAGGGCTGGCGGCGCTCTCCACCTCTGAGTGGTCGACCATCACGTGGGCGCTGCTCGCGGCCATCGTGCTGGTGCCCACGTTCGCGGCGATCGTCTTGTATCTGGAGGGCATTCGCGGGCTTGGGCCCTCCCAGGCTGCGGTCGTGTCGACGCTCGAGCCCATCTTCACGATAGTCCTTGCGAGGGTCTTTCTGCCGGAGCAGTCCGCGCTCGAACCGCTGCAGCTGGTGGGCGTGGCGCTCGTCATCGGCGGGGTGGTGGTGGCTGAGATCGGTGCTCGCGCAACGATCGAGCCGGCACCGGTGTAG
- a CDS encoding chemotaxis protein CheC: MQLDSLTPLQLDALREIGGIGAGHAATALSQLVDRPVALEVPRLDILKLAEVPYLFGGPERLVGAVYAQLLGDLTGGILFMAERDNALSVVDLMHGHPVGTAKSMGKDEEALFSHVASILIAAYLAAVARMTDIDVLPSGPAMAFDMAGALLEAVITEVGMEATEAVVVRTAFIDEQHSVEAALFFVPNPDSLMVILRRLGL; the protein is encoded by the coding sequence ATGCAGCTCGACAGTCTCACTCCCCTACAGCTGGATGCGCTGCGCGAGATCGGCGGCATCGGTGCAGGTCACGCGGCCACAGCGTTATCGCAGCTCGTTGACCGGCCGGTGGCCTTGGAGGTCCCGCGGCTGGACATACTGAAGCTTGCTGAGGTGCCGTATCTGTTCGGCGGACCCGAGCGACTCGTGGGCGCGGTGTACGCGCAACTGCTCGGCGACCTCACCGGAGGCATACTGTTCATGGCTGAGCGTGACAACGCGCTCTCGGTGGTGGACCTGATGCATGGCCATCCGGTCGGCACGGCGAAGTCGATGGGGAAGGACGAAGAAGCGCTGTTCAGTCATGTCGCATCCATCCTCATCGCGGCGTACCTTGCTGCGGTGGCGCGCATGACCGACATCGACGTGCTTCCCTCGGGCCCGGCAATGGCGTTCGACATGGCCGGCGCGCTTCTCGAGGCGGTGATCACCGAGGTGGGGATGGAGGCCACGGAGGCGGTCGTGGTCCGCACTGCCTTCATCGACGAGCAGCACTCTGTGGAGGCAGCCCTGTTCTTCGTGCCGAACCCGGATAGTCTCATGGTCATCTTGAGGCGGCTGGGTCTGTGA
- a CDS encoding peptidoglycan-binding protein has protein sequence MNPIRPGDRGPAVQDIQRRLRALGYDLGPTGVDGVFLGQTEAALRAFQDSAGIAEDAVVGPQTWSALVDATFTLGDRVLYLRLPSFHGRDVATLQGALSALGFACGELDGIFGSFTERALVEFQKNAGLVPDGIAGDDTVGALMALRHVWDGKDQRSHSAARPAAARAAAVLEGLVFAVAGFDSTGALIAERIVNLAVATAPESRCILLDPGENASADARLVLRLCTSGMVDADERRPIVHVDGTGTLASRLAVALRSDPRATPEVVMEIPEAIRLSEHELQRAAVRVLDAVCVVFD, from the coding sequence TTGAACCCAATCCGACCGGGCGATCGTGGCCCGGCCGTTCAGGACATACAGAGGCGTTTGCGAGCGCTGGGATACGATCTCGGCCCGACGGGTGTGGACGGGGTGTTCCTCGGCCAGACCGAGGCGGCGCTCCGAGCCTTCCAGGACAGCGCGGGTATCGCGGAGGACGCCGTCGTGGGGCCCCAAACCTGGTCGGCCCTTGTGGACGCCACGTTCACTCTGGGCGATCGCGTTTTGTACCTTCGCCTGCCATCCTTTCATGGGCGCGATGTCGCAACGTTGCAAGGCGCCCTCAGTGCGCTCGGATTCGCGTGTGGCGAACTCGATGGCATCTTCGGGTCTTTTACGGAACGCGCGCTCGTCGAGTTCCAGAAGAACGCAGGTCTGGTTCCGGACGGAATCGCCGGCGACGACACCGTCGGTGCGCTCATGGCGCTGCGACATGTGTGGGATGGCAAGGATCAGCGGTCGCATTCTGCCGCGCGGCCCGCAGCGGCACGGGCCGCTGCGGTGCTCGAGGGCCTCGTGTTCGCCGTCGCCGGGTTCGACTCGACGGGCGCTCTCATCGCCGAGCGCATCGTGAACCTTGCGGTTGCCACCGCCCCCGAATCGCGCTGCATCCTGCTCGATCCGGGCGAAAACGCATCGGCAGATGCGCGTCTGGTGCTGCGGTTGTGCACGAGCGGCATGGTAGATGCTGATGAGCGTCGTCCGATCGTGCATGTGGACGGCACCGGGACCCTCGCATCGCGATTGGCGGTTGCCCTGAGGAGCGATCCGAGAGCCACCCCTGAGGTGGTGATGGAGATTCCTGAGGCCATCCGGCTCAGCGAACATGAACTGCAGCGGGCCGCCGTGAGGGTGCTCGATGCCGTGTGCGTCGTGTTCGACTGA
- a CDS encoding VanZ family protein — translation MNHSPETQDALPRPHDRSLRWPMAASALWAAAIFAVSSVPGSNVPGRFGYLAHFVEYGVLGALLAVGLGRRRDPVGRALVAIALASAYAVTDEIHQFFVPGRSTDPLDWLADTAGALVAVAIVSSVTAWRHRRRPDQ, via the coding sequence GTGAATCACTCGCCTGAAACCCAGGACGCGTTGCCGCGACCACACGACCGCTCTTTGCGCTGGCCGATGGCGGCTTCAGCGCTCTGGGCCGCAGCCATCTTCGCCGTGTCTTCGGTTCCCGGCTCGAACGTTCCCGGGCGTTTCGGCTACCTGGCCCACTTCGTTGAGTACGGAGTGCTGGGAGCACTGCTCGCGGTGGGGCTCGGCCGCCGGAGAGATCCCGTCGGACGCGCGCTTGTCGCGATCGCCCTAGCGTCCGCGTACGCCGTTACCGATGAGATTCACCAGTTCTTCGTACCCGGGCGCTCGACCGACCCGCTGGACTGGCTTGCCGATACGGCCGGCGCGCTTGTCGCCGTGGCGATCGTCAGCAGCGTCACTGCATGGCGCCACAGGCGTAGACCAGATCAGTAG
- a CDS encoding sensor domain-containing diguanylate cyclase, with protein sequence MDSMDIHSGAPAGGVTRRLAIAVVGGGSRAASMLRLMNDLDNVDVLAVCSPFSTLPCMRLAADLGIYSTTDLTELFQVPGLDLIVDLSEDARARAQLESNRPDSVAIVSAAGSELVWDLLVAKKRGEEQEKLFVELQVAYDKIRSHERRLQSSKEALERANQELESRLAEIFFTHEFFKALTSYTSVSDVCSLIVDGCNGILGAEISCVYLFRRLDWTLHLKASQGRPESAFRSVVPVAETLLGRVFRDGPALMTDVDPGSEEAAWVLDPGNAVSQAAVPLRAGQNVFGVMIMSSATRRELTPAEFERLQVLGNQSSLSLQNALLHGELERLSVTDRLTEMYNHGYFQQRLEEEFKRARRFGHTLAVIMLDIDDFKIFNDTCGHIQGDDVLKRVAGVIGQNLREMDIAARYGGEEFVVLLPETDCQGAHAVAERIRREVEELHADESCAKSAGRTVSIGVAAFPLNAQSAIRLLDEADAAMYRAKRAGKNRVESATC encoded by the coding sequence ATGGACAGCATGGATATCCATTCCGGTGCACCGGCAGGCGGTGTCACACGGCGCTTGGCGATTGCAGTCGTCGGCGGCGGCTCCCGTGCGGCCTCGATGCTTCGATTGATGAACGATCTGGACAACGTCGACGTGCTTGCGGTCTGCTCCCCCTTCTCGACGTTGCCGTGCATGCGGCTTGCGGCAGACCTCGGCATCTACTCGACTACCGACCTGACCGAGCTCTTCCAGGTCCCGGGTCTGGATCTGATCGTGGACCTGTCCGAGGATGCGCGCGCACGCGCCCAGCTCGAATCGAATCGTCCGGATAGCGTGGCCATAGTGAGCGCCGCAGGATCTGAGCTGGTGTGGGACCTGCTCGTCGCCAAGAAGCGCGGCGAGGAGCAGGAGAAGCTGTTCGTCGAGCTCCAGGTCGCCTACGACAAGATCCGCAGCCACGAGCGGCGCCTTCAGTCATCCAAGGAGGCGCTCGAGCGCGCGAACCAGGAGCTCGAGAGTCGTCTGGCCGAGATATTCTTCACCCACGAGTTCTTCAAGGCGCTGACCAGCTACACCTCCGTCAGCGACGTGTGCTCGCTCATCGTCGACGGCTGCAACGGCATTCTCGGTGCTGAGATCAGTTGTGTGTATCTGTTCAGACGCTTGGATTGGACGCTTCACCTCAAGGCCTCTCAAGGGCGACCCGAGTCCGCGTTCCGCTCCGTGGTTCCCGTCGCAGAGACACTGCTTGGGCGCGTCTTCCGTGATGGGCCCGCGCTGATGACCGACGTGGACCCGGGGTCGGAGGAGGCGGCATGGGTCTTGGATCCCGGCAACGCCGTGAGCCAGGCCGCCGTTCCGTTGCGTGCCGGGCAGAACGTATTCGGAGTGATGATCATGTCCTCCGCTACGCGCAGAGAGCTCACTCCGGCAGAGTTCGAGCGCCTGCAGGTACTGGGAAACCAGAGTTCCTTGTCGCTGCAGAATGCGTTGCTTCATGGCGAGCTCGAGCGGCTGTCGGTGACCGATCGCCTGACCGAGATGTACAACCATGGCTACTTCCAGCAGCGCCTCGAGGAGGAGTTCAAGCGCGCGCGGCGTTTCGGGCACACGCTCGCGGTGATCATGCTCGATATCGATGACTTCAAGATCTTCAATGACACGTGTGGGCATATCCAGGGTGACGACGTGCTCAAACGGGTGGCAGGCGTGATCGGCCAGAACCTGAGAGAGATGGACATCGCCGCGCGATACGGCGGTGAGGAGTTCGTGGTGCTGCTGCCCGAGACCGACTGTCAGGGCGCCCACGCTGTCGCGGAGCGCATCAGACGCGAAGTCGAGGAGCTTCATGCTGACGAGTCCTGCGCGAAAAGCGCGGGACGAACGGTGTCCATCGGCGTTGCGGCCTTCCCGCTCAACGCTCAGTCCGCGATACGGCTGCTCGACGAGGCCGATGCTGCGATGTATCGGGCGAAGCGAGCAGGCAAGAACAGGGTCGAGTCGGCTACCTGCTAG